In Platichthys flesus chromosome 20, fPlaFle2.1, whole genome shotgun sequence, a single genomic region encodes these proteins:
- the si:ch211-136m16.8 gene encoding uncharacterized protein si:ch211-136m16.8: MDPDNDSTSRVERSLWSLWYYITGAVNRLLRPEPTTPEYNDPDSFQQPAADSEPADSRHPDSGERGEDEERPLGTTSLLSSPRSVVVWELCSTSDDFGPEEDTMKFRSQLSGGPESKASEEAQGTREEQLGQTGTDDERLVKAAKEYKEVGDEKSYTPGQEENEGPLNITDDDLSGNGRQAGAEEDDHGKVDEKGEDDKIDLEHEPTLEMEDAEITLCLGTDFSPEEERYMHIEEARLLRDAAGEGENRDGLSQPGSEIRIKYEEGRKQVEHHLLVCEELSEKDREVKGDPGSSSLEDELTMTLGKSGKVSEGVGHEHVMGELGGEEEEEATDHQAIDEEFFTEQAACNEEVVKDSEAELQTAEFRDKEKEDVAKCIEVQTITTEADDVNEEKSNVATTDVSVEKRFFDMDQTEVESFSSKLQDNKESNMEAACTTTLVTVIPKGQTGKEISGELKNIPPGVGEGHTVVVEEPHSPTSQGTQEGVPEYNNEPGPDENTTQRFLEVGNYKESDATQLPEEVESKEWENLKYSGTGGGFSPVREHKKEEGDGTEDFKKKDRKILQLTDAGVPQETEETIVEPAVEGSGQKDKTFSSSMRTRIGQLEEEFESHVGATEETPKKTEEQDGTEELLVDFETEDLSGTKEAAGGDGESTGEALKILKAEEQRMTEMSVYQVSGDAEQNRIKTKEDFKDIIESGFMTQLDEPKLPEGSSVEMQDAGIDMEETGSGVEEQGTEDEMENNNEMEALNLAAELTSENYKNIWFAKSELTTQDESLESKNQPSEASAAADKLMTTTGKPKDLDVIGKEEMELEAESEESSSSGSQDLIEEEILEWIETASFKDADGKEPREGPEPGGQLVKKGEEQSDETDEENEKLVESMSGESGLVSDTEMSPSAAESGLLDHSVSGWSTDHSESNLLESTSSGSPQDILDLFAGALESEDLYKLSTRQPDSESQDASLEEAAETGQSDLTEEESTPETGFHPGSGTMSLEAGCPKARSDKSQDKTDEERVESAESETGKEKESDWKDSGEEDPETLYTEEKTEDADAPHEAAVSDSERPGSGSEVLLQDEIPMRDSEDVTFDEKLEQPQDIARWEDINEGAEEPTATQVDESALDFTPQKSRIAVKNPRVRPPSDPRSLLHMPSADPTPSPRLPVKVPRGVPLGGMGIGIKLPGLGAGFPALKKTKHVMTEEKGSETFSQEPDTKPEEQSDAIKQDEEKPKPKWMPPRHPGFGNPLMSELKNKLRKPTNE, encoded by the exons ATGGACCCGGACAATGACTCCACTTCCCGGGTGGAGAGGAGCCTGTGGTCCCTCtgg TACTATATAACCGGAGCAGTGAACAGACTCCTCCGTCCAGAGCCCACGACCCCTGAGTACAATGACCCTGACTCCTTCCAGCAACCTGCAGCTGACAGTGAACCTGCTGACAGCCGTCACCCAGACTCCGGGGAAAggggtgaggatgaagaacggCCTCTTGGGACGACCTCTCTGCTTAGTTCTCCGCGGTCTGTGGTTGTCTGGGAGCTTTGCAGCACAAGTGACGACTTCGGGCCAGAGGAAGATACCATGAAGTTCAGAAGCCAACTGAGTGGAGGCCCTGAGAGCAAAGCATCTGAGGAGGCTCAGGGCACCAGAGAGGAACAACTCGGCCAAACAGGAACTGATGATGAAAGGTTGGTTAAAGCTGCAAAAGAATACAAAGAAGTAGGTGATGAAAAATCTTACACTCCAGGACAAGAAGAGAATGAAGGGCCTTTAAACATTACAGATGATGACTTGAGTGGAAATGGAAGACAGGCCGGAGCTGAGGAGGATGACCACGGAAAAGTGGATGAAAAAGGAGAAGATGATAAAATCGACCTTGAACATGAACCAACTTTGGAGATGGAAGATGCTGAGATAACGTTGTGCTTGGGGACAGATTTCAGTCCAGAAGAGGAGCGTTACATGCACATAGAAGAGGCAAGGCTGCTGAGGGatgcagcaggagaaggagaaaaccgCGATGGGTTGTCACAGCCGGGCTCGGAAATCAGAATCAAGTACGAGGAGGGGAGAAAACAAGTCGAACATCACTTACTCGTCTGTGAGGAGCTCTCAGAAAAGGACAGAGAAGTCAAGGGAGACCCAGGCTCGTCCTCGCTGGAGGATGAATTAACTATGACCCTTGGAAAAAGTGGTAAAGTGTCAGAGGGTGTTGGACATGAGCATGTGATGGGGGAGCTGGgtggggaagaagaggaggaggctacAGACCACCAGGCGATAGATGAAGAGTTTTTTACTGAACAGGCTGCATGTAATGAAGAAGTTGTGAAGGATTCTGAAGCAGAGCTGCAAACAGCTGAATttagagataaagaaaaagaggatgTGGCAAAATGCATCGAAGtgcaaacaataacaacagaggCGGATGATGTGAACGAGGAAAAATCGAATGTGGCAACAACAGACGTTTCAGTGGAGAAGAGATTTTTTGATATGGATCAAACAGAAGTGGAGAGTTTTTCCAGTAAATTGCAAGACAACAAAGAAAGTAACATGGAAGCAGCATGTACAACCACTTTAGTTACAGTAATACCCAAAGGCCAAACTGGAAAGGAAATAAGTGGAGAGCTCAAAAATATTCCCCCGGGGGTAGGCGAAGGCCATACTGTTGTGGTGGAGGAGCCGCATTCTCCGACCAGCCAGGGAACACAAGAGGGAGTTCCTGAATACAACAATGAGCCTGGGCCAGatgaaaatacaacacaaaggTTCCTGGAAGTAGGAAATTACAAGGAAAGCGATGCCACCCAATTACCAGAAGAGGTGGAGAGCAAAGAGTGGGAGAACCTTAAATACAGTGGCACTGGAGGTGGGTTTTCCCCAGTGAGGGAGCAtaagaaggaggaaggagacggAACAGAAGATTTTAAGAAGAAGGATAGAAAGATACTGCAGCTTACAGACGCTGGAGTACCACAAGAGACTGAGGAGACGATTGTTGAACCAGCAGTCGAAGGATCAGGACAGAAAGACAAGACATTCTCGAGCTCGATGAGGACGAGGATCGGACAGTTGGAAGAAGAATTTGAGAGCCACGTTGGTGCGACAGAGGAGACTCCTAAGAAAACAGAAGAGCAGGATGGAACTGAAGAGCTGCTGGTTGACTTTGAAACTGAAGATTTAAGTGGAACCAaagaagctgcaggaggtgaCGGGGAATCAACGGGAGAAGCTTTAAAAATCCTCAAGgctgaagaacagaggatgaCAGAGATGAGTGTCTATCAAGTGTCAGGAGATGCTGagcaaaacagaataaaaactaAAGAGGATTTCAAAGACATTATCGAATCTGGATTTATGACACAATTGGACGAGCCTAAACTACCTGAAGGTAGTAGTGTAGAAATGCAAGATGCAGGGATAGATATGGAAGAAACGGGCTCTGGAGTTGAGGAGCAGGGAACAGAAGATGAAATGGAGAACAACAATGAGATGGAAGCTTTAAATCTGGCAGCTGAGCTAACTTctgaaaactacaaaaatatcTGGTTTGCAAAATCGGAATTAACGACACAAGACGAGTCGCTGGAGAGTAAAAATCAACCATCTGAGGCGAGTGCTGCAGCAGATAAATTAATGACAACCACAGGCAAACCAAAGGATTTGGATGTGATAGGAAAGGAGGAAATGGAACTTGAGGCCGAATCAGAGGAGAGCTCCTCCAGTGGATCTCAAGACCTGATTGAGGAGGAAATCCTTGAGTGGATAGAGACAGCATCGTTCAAGGACGCAGACGGAAAGGAACCACGAGAAGGGCCTGAACCCGGAGGACAACTGGTCAAAAAGGGAGAGGAGCAATCGGATGAGACAGACGAGGAGAACGAGAAGCTTGTGGAGTCGATGTCAGGAGAATCTGGATTAGTGAGCGACACAGAAATGTCCCcatcagcagcagagtctgGATTATTGGACCATTCTGTCAGTGGATGGAGCACAGACCACAGTGAGTCCAATCTACTGGAGTCAACAAGCTCTGGGTCCCCACAGGACATCTTGGACTTGTTCGCTGGTGCGTTAGAATCAGAAGACCTCTACAAACTGTCTACACGGCAGCCTGACTCTGAATCTCAGGATGCATCGTTGGAGGAAGCAGCGGAGACGGGGCAGTCGGATCTGACAGAGGAGGAATCGACCCCTGAGACAGGATTTCACCCTGGATCTGGAACAATGTCACTAGAGGCTGGATGTCCCAAAGCGAGATCGGATAAATCTCAAGACAAAACAGATGAAGAACGAGTTGAATCAGCAGAAAGTGAAactggaaaagagaaagagagcgactGGAAAGACTCTGGGGAAGAAGATCCTGAGACTCTTTACACAGAAGAGAAAACGGAAGATGCAGATGCACCTCATGAGGCAGCTGTCTCTGATTCAGAACGACCTGGAAGTGGCTCCGAGGTTTTGTTACAGGACGAAATCCCGATGAGGGATTCAGAAGATGTCACCTTTGATGAGAAGTTGGAGCAACCACAGGACATCGCACGGTGGGAGGATATCAACGAGGGGGCAGAAGAGCCGACCGCAACTCAG GTGGACGAGTCGGCTCTGGACTTCACCCCACAAAAGTCGAGGATTGCTGTTAAAAACCCTCGTGTGAGGCCGCCCTCGGATCCCCGCTCCCTGCTGCACATGCCCTCAGCAGATCCCACGCCCTCCCCGCGGCTGCCAGTCAAAGTCCCTCGAGGTGTGCCTTTGGGAGGCATGGGCATCGGGATAAAACTGCCAG gccTTGGCGCAGGTTTCCCCGCTTTGAAAAAGACCAAGCATGTGATGACTGAAGAAAAAGGCTCAGAGACCTTCTCACAG GAACCTGATACAAAGCCTGAGGAGCAGAGTGACGCGATCAAACAAGACGAGGAAAAACCCAAACCTAAATGGATGCCACCTCGACATCCAGg ATTTGGAAATCCCCTCATGTCTGAGCTGAAGAACAAACTGAGGAAGCCCACAAACGAGTGA
- the LOC133931980 gene encoding uncharacterized protein LOC133931980, translating to MADESTLQTSSTQENAEAEEFRENIPPGGTAAAETSKLQVQGDLVGYSSADPDGGNKPLSENCTFSTPAPGSVSGGAKAKSRLSGLQSALTPILKYLNIGNKPPSPEPLKCGNSPHPGAPLFPFGVTAASCKKSSGGLSQQPNSNPSSSHCGRSLGDKNSPVYWLQDESLPEITLLDCTYDSTMQITSNEGNTSDIQPHKLSKLNGPTAGTDQNVKILDTPDRKSQRERWLDDRYFPEITLLEVTRDSELSPGADMSNMDVTQDVPPVEAVKPSRLSSELSGLIVAEPDGPDVMQSVELSSTLTGGVTNTTSSFSERSVNKSVQENLKPSLEATRDISVGSVLENNSSLELSGQSMKSQTSAEDTLELLPSNVTRDMSSSSDMSVQSAASQIATSDVQSNTSLKNVTIEIHVKALETSIAVEANEEELLTGHDTESTGKEPETSSDLSASSNLNTTDQTSCPQNKTLDLPPSNVKSPKAEGVAADQVSADVQNATETSLDTNQNSSAAKSGESGDVQNGTFDIHSLQKSCGTSALGETGAATFCLQNNTFDNKPCKTNGTITISETSSSDSPQNTLDKPSPSKVCNPTIDFKDNTSDVHTPEVSKLNGTASADPDVKMADTPERTFEGVSAIAVAVAPAASRRETKDHSQSVPDGLSDSLGHQGTDTENNQANTFNLDDTLDLKVDSLVTSTPMTHSKVFHFNSEHDMGKAIAAQKRLYGDGPCKPVVQVPSDVPSNLITDRKTLMQPPARSHLPPSRAASQILKYHPTSALPGRCEPATSRLPMTRQRTQTEAVKHPAPSAQGISGISSSYNLRPTTTASKQPNSGLPRPPMSSIPSGFQRSAPGLRPPSAKSNLGHAAAHPGTKFTHPKKHTLIRGELLPSAKRKKTDGPAPSSSGAETSTASDAGNGLKNLKRIGTSCNQRVLPAKAQRDDAAVPVTAAAAENMTSCNAASRSRNQKPPVNHHRSQPAKPQGHGCAKCVSLEEQLKTQSAEIKRLKEELRKYSQQGEEC from the exons ATGGCCGATGAGTCGACACTGCAAACCTCATCTACTCAGGAAAATGCAGAAGCTGAGGAATTTCGTGAAAATATTCCACCCGGAGGCACCGCTGCAGCTGAAACCTCAAAGCTCCAGGTCCAAGGAGACTTGGTCGGATATTCCTCTGCAGATCCAGATGGAGGAAATAAGCCTCTCTCTGAGAACTGCACCTTTTCAACCCCAGCCCCAGGAAGCGTCAGTGGTGGTGCCAAGGCAAAGTCACGGCTGTCTGGCCTTCAGTCTGCTCTAACACCCATTTTAAAATACTTGAACATTGGAAACAAACCTCCATCTCCAGAGCCTTTGAAATGTGGGAACAGTCCCCATCCCGGTGCTCCCCTCTTTCCCTTTGGTGTTACCGCAGCAAGTTGTAAAAAATCAAGTGGAGGGTTGAGCCAACAGCCCAACTCAAATCCCTCTAGTAGCCATTGTGGTCGATCATTAGGCGATAAGAATTCTCCTGTTTACTGGCTGCAGGACGAAAGCCTGCCTGAAATTACTCTCCTTGATTGTACGTATGATTCCACTATGCAAATAACTAGCAATGAAGGAAACACTTCTGACATCCAGCCGCATAAACTGTCAAAACTTAATGGCCCAACAGCTGGTACAGATCAGAATGTTAAGATACTCGACACCCCTGACAGGAAGAGTCAGCGTGAGCGCTGGCTGGATGACAGATATTTCCCCGAAATAACTCTCCTCGAAGTGACTCGTGATTCAGAGCTTTCACCGGGAGCAGACATGTCCAATATGGACGTTACACAGGATGTTCCCCCAGTGGAGGCTGTGAAACCCAGCAGGCTTTCATCAGAGCTCAGTGGATTGATTGTGGCAGAGCCTGACGGACCGGACGTGATGCAAAGTGTAGAACTGTCAAGTACTCTTACTGGAGGTGTCACCAACACCACAAGCTCATTTAGTGAACGATCGGTCAACAAGTCTGTGCAGGAAAACCTGAAACCTTCTTTGGAAGCAACTCGGGATATTTCTGTGGGAAGTGTTTTAGAAAACAACTCCTCCTTAGAGCTCAGTGGACAAAGCATGAAGAGTCAAACATCAGCTGAGGACACACTTGAGCTCCTTCCTTCTAATGTGACTCGAGACATGAGCTCCTCCAGCGACATGTCGGTTCAGAGTGCCGCATCACAAATCGCTACCTCGGATGTGCAGAGTAACAccagtttaaaaaatgtcacCATTGAGATTCATGTCAAAGCCCTGGAAACTTCCATCGCTGTGGAGGCTAACGAGGAGGAGCTGCTTACTGGTCATGATACTGAGTCAACGGGCAAGGAGCCGGAAACGAGCTCCGATCTGAGTGCCTCCTCTAATTTAAATACCACTGATCAAACATCCTGCCCTCAGAACAAGACTCTGGATCTTCCACCATCTAATGTAAAGAGTCCCAAAGCAGAAGGTGTGGCTGCAGATCAGGTTAGTGCTGACGTTCAGAACGCCACTGAAACTTCCCTTGATACGAATCAGAATAGTTCAGCTGCTAAGTCAGGGGAGTCGGGTGATGTGCAGAACGGAACTTTTGATATACATTCTCTTCAGAAATCCTGTGGCACTAGTGCTTTAGGGGAAACCGGTGCAGCGACCTTTTGCCTCCAGAACAACACTTTTGATAATAAACCTTGTAAAACAAATGGCACGATAACAATATCAGAAACCAGCTCAAGCGACAGTCCCCAGAACACCTTGGACAAACCCTCTCCTTCAAAAGTCTGTAATCCAACCATTGACTTTAAAGACAACACCTCTGATGTCCACACGCCTGAAGTATCAAAACTAAATGGGACAGCTAGTGCAGACCCAGATGTCAAGATGGCTGACACACCTGAGAGGACATTTGAAGGTGTGTCAGCCATCGCTGTCGCTGTAGCTCCGGCAGCGAGTAGACGTGAGACAAAGGATCATTCACAATCTGTGCCGGACGGTCTTTCCGACAGTTTGGGCCATCAGGGCACGGATACGGAGAACAACCAAGCAAACACCTTCAATTTGGATGACACTTTAGATTTGAAGGTAGACTCGTTGGTAACCTCAACGCCGATGACTCACAGTAAAGTTTTCCACTTCAACTCTGAGCACGACATGGGCAAGGCCATTGCGGCACAGAAGAGGCTTTATGGGGATGGACCCTGTAAGCCGGTCGTTCAGGTGCCATCAGATGTTCCGTCCAATTTAATCACAGACCGAAAAACCCTGATGCAACCGCCAGCGAGATCCCACTTGCCTCCTTCGAGAGCTGCCTCACAGATTTTGAAATACCACCCAACCTCCGCACTTCCAGGAAGATGTGAGCCTGCAACTTCAAGACTGCCCATGACGAGACAGAGGACCCAGACTGAAGCTGTGAAACACCCTGCACCTTCAGCACAGGGG ATCTCAGGGATTTCAAGCTCCTACAACTTGCGTCCTACAACAACTG CATCCAAGCAGCCCAACTCTGGCCTGCCGAGACCACCAATGAGCAGCATTCCATCGGGCTTCCAGAGATCTGCACCAGGGCTCAGGCCTCCTTCAGCAAAAAGTAACCTAGGACATGCAG ctgcTCACCCTGGGACAAAGTTTACACATCCAAAGAAGCACACATTAATCAGAGGGGAACTTTTGCCATcagcaaagaggaagaaaacag ACGGTCCTGCACCATCATCCAGTGGAGCTGAGACCTCAACTGCCTCTGATGCTGGGAACGGATTGAAAAACCTGAAACGGATTGGAACCAGCTGCAACCAGAGAGTGTTACCAGCTAAAGCCCAAAGAGACG